A window from Lates calcarifer isolate ASB-BC8 linkage group LG7_2, TLL_Latcal_v3, whole genome shotgun sequence encodes these proteins:
- the LOC108892864 gene encoding protein boule-like — MDAENQTAFTSSCPSQNSSSSSTPDVLPPDMHADSLTRHGTIIPNRIFVGGIDYKVNESDLQHFFSQHGAVKEVKIVIDRSGMSKGYGFVTFENEEDALKVLHDANGICFKDKKLSIGQAVRKQQVSAQIKSVPVASPDSAMPLPAPCGTLYLTSTGYPYTYHNGVAYFHCPNMNPPAQHWPSGPAVALPQSSQPVYQQPAYHHHQCVPNQYQWTVVQSPMPSSPAVCSQQSEYLYQPSDGGSALPPLPVMEDTTPEYLEPTMQQVYPVYPQRTEGMAPIVLPHNPGKNLMFPHSRVHLKPKYH; from the exons ATGGACGCGGAGAACCAAACCGCG tTCACATCCAGCTGTCCATcccagaacagcagcagctcctccacccCTGATGTGTTACCCCCAGATATGCATGCTGACAGCCTGACCCGCCACGGCACTATCATCCCCAATCGCATTTTTGTTGGGGGCATTGACTACAAG gTTAATGAGAGCGACCTGCAACATTTCTTCTCTCAACATGGAGCGGTGAAAGAGGTGAAGATTGTTATAGATCGTTCAGGAATGTCAAAAGG ATATGGGTTTGTTACATTTGAGAATGAAGAAGATGCACTGAAAGTCCTTCATGAT GCTAATGGGATCTGTTTCAAAGACAAGAAGCTCAGCATTGGACAGGCTGTCCGCAAGCAGCAAGTTTCAGCACAGA tTAAAAGTGTCCCTGTGGCCAGCCCTGACTCTGCCATGCCTCTGCCAGCGCCCTGTGGCACCCTCTACCTGACATCCACAGGCTATCCCTACACCTACCACAATGGAGTGGCCTACTTCCACTGCCCCAACATGAACCCTCCTGCCCAACACTGGCCT TCTGGTCCTGCAGTGGCACTCCCTCAGTCTTCTCAGCCTGTCTACCAGCAACCAGcctatcaccaccaccag TGTGTCCCAAACCAGTATCAGTGGACTGTTGTTCAG TCACCGATGCCCTCCAGTCCAGCTGTGTGCTCCCAACAGTCAGAGTATCTGTATCAGCCCAGTGATGGAGGCTCTGCCCTGCCTCCTCTGCCTGTCATGGAGGACACCACACCAGAG TATTTAGAGCCCACGATGCAGCAGGTTTACCCAGTGTATCCTCAGAGAACAGAGGGAATGGCGCCCATTGTTCTGCCACACAACCCAGGAAAG AATCTGATGTTTCCACACTCACGGGTCCACCTGAAGCCAAAGTACCACTGA